The following proteins are encoded in a genomic region of Haloarcula salinisoli:
- a CDS encoding HalOD1 output domain-containing protein, whose product MTDQTRFHYEPGDAEPLSTAIVSAVAIAHNENVLDQKWILANDINPDALDALFFDGKPNMRLTFEADASTVTVDVDDQGQFDIEIESHR is encoded by the coding sequence ATGACTGACCAAACGCGATTCCACTATGAGCCAGGTGACGCTGAACCATTAAGCACGGCGATTGTCAGTGCAGTTGCAATAGCTCATAACGAGAACGTACTTGATCAAAAATGGATTTTAGCCAACGACATCAATCCCGACGCACTTGACGCCCTATTTTTCGACGGGAAGCCAAATATGCGCCTCACGTTCGAAGCGGACGCCTCTACAGTCACTGTAGACGTGGATGATCAAGGGCAATTCGATATCGAAATAGAGTCACATCGGTAG